The following proteins are encoded in a genomic region of Hoeflea phototrophica DFL-43:
- a CDS encoding helix-turn-helix domain-containing protein: MTDAEKIIATLASKPELADRHADILVRLLQQRPETKASGRGRGMGLSRNRPVSQDLDTGAGGSIAFQSHDIKRIISFLLDFDIIYSIEMKDELSLETYRSFVSNKIKSVFKFEVDTPLLRNALRDISDQLIKVARPTAPQPMPSGKPPAKPDTTQTIFSVAADPKEIGAKLKAARLEAGVTQAVVAEAMGTKENAIRRLERGEHSPSIDTIRKYAEAIGYDVGLSFSPFDS, from the coding sequence ATGACCGATGCCGAAAAGATTATTGCGACGCTTGCAAGCAAGCCGGAATTGGCAGATCGGCACGCGGATATTTTGGTTCGGCTTCTTCAACAAAGACCAGAGACCAAAGCGTCGGGACGAGGGCGCGGTATGGGGCTGTCGCGAAATCGGCCTGTGAGCCAAGACCTAGACACCGGAGCTGGCGGTAGCATTGCTTTTCAAAGTCACGACATCAAAAGAATTATTTCATTTCTTCTCGATTTTGATATAATATATAGTATTGAAATGAAAGATGAGTTGTCTCTTGAGACGTATCGATCATTTGTTTCAAACAAAATAAAATCAGTTTTTAAATTTGAAGTAGATACTCCATTACTCAGAAACGCTCTTAGGGACATTTCAGATCAACTTATTAAAGTGGCGCGCCCCACAGCGCCTCAGCCTATGCCTTCGGGCAAACCACCGGCAAAGCCGGACACTACACAGACAATTTTTTCCGTTGCCGCCGATCCGAAGGAAATTGGCGCAAAGCTCAAGGCTGCGCGATTGGAAGCTGGGGTTACGCAAGCCGTTGTTGCCGAAGCCATGGGAACCAAAGAAAATGCGATCCGGCGTCTTGAGCGCGGCGAACACAGCCCTTCAATTGATACCATTAGAAAATACGCAGAAGCTATCGGTTACGATGTAGGGTTGAGTTTCTCCCCTTTCGACTCATAA
- a CDS encoding recombinase family protein, with the protein MLINPLESRTGCIYGYARVSTKDQRLRAQRDALKAIGVDRIFEDKASGAKASRKGLDQMISILKPGDTVITFRLDRMGRSVLNLAELLRHFERHGIGFISLTEGIDTSTPSGKLVFNILAAIAEMQREVIAENTRSGLEAARKAGKRLGRPRAMTDQQIIEAKRMIKGNRYSRAQIASRFGVSRMTLHRAVA; encoded by the coding sequence ATGTTGATCAACCCATTAGAAAGCAGGACGGGGTGCATCTATGGCTATGCGCGCGTGTCCACGAAAGACCAGCGCCTACGCGCCCAACGCGATGCGCTGAAAGCCATAGGCGTTGACAGGATTTTCGAAGACAAGGCGAGCGGGGCAAAGGCCAGCCGTAAGGGGCTGGATCAGATGATCTCAATCCTGAAGCCAGGCGACACGGTGATCACCTTTCGGCTCGACCGCATGGGGCGCAGTGTCTTGAATCTGGCCGAACTACTCCGGCACTTTGAGCGGCACGGTATCGGCTTTATCTCCCTCACCGAAGGCATCGACACCAGCACGCCGAGCGGCAAGCTGGTGTTCAACATTCTGGCCGCGATTGCCGAGATGCAGCGCGAGGTGATTGCCGAGAACACCCGCAGCGGTTTGGAAGCCGCACGAAAGGCCGGAAAACGTCTTGGCCGTCCGCGTGCAATGACGGACCAGCAGATCATCGAGGCAAAACGGATGATCAAAGGTAACCGCTATTCCAGAGCGCAGATTGCCAGCCGTTTCGGCGTGTCTAGGATGACGTTACATCGTGCAGTGGCATGA
- a CDS encoding SIR2 family protein — MTNNSMLKLNDASTKRYLRNTLRSQPCTFLLGSGISLFSPSNLPSGQSLVDEVSDLLTESEKGQATYHQLREFVRSCVFEHIFEHYPAVDRIKKEYFSQYFLRGGCNPIHESIARISARCRIPIITTNYDMMIERAFDKLALKNAYRSIVSSSALPLGQHIPIFKVHGCASNPVSIVLRMSEEGLLSGWKGELFENLVAGRTLIVVGYSGLDLEICPAIEEARPASIFWNVLRENDISQNARHLENNAVLSRNFTFLEGDMRHIFQVKKQIVSEKTPPIKPVIHSQISQQEIENWRFDFFNSLGAARSAHNTLLRTYGPISPKKISAVYYRYGRYVSSHLEFTKSVPNGAYAELSILLNRCTHHRNAGKFFSPRISLLMAMRLWSKLSFSHKRKHFDLFQWCIILLYPLRKSDVYKRSAQRLARYYLKNGIWGGFYNLQIELKEQGNIDFLPPPMQAHKNALEGYEQIGNISAYIDEFSRNSYRGVKSKSEFYERMKIAEIFGLYPNIYKICYAALCARKTFFLYERYVLYGKFIHSMSKCEYSLVCRLMLIARGTLALLHLRRKKIT, encoded by the coding sequence ATGACCAATAATTCGATGTTGAAATTAAACGATGCCTCAACGAAACGTTATCTGCGAAATACATTACGCAGCCAACCTTGTACTTTTCTGCTTGGGTCAGGTATTTCTCTCTTCAGCCCATCGAATTTACCGTCTGGTCAATCTCTCGTAGATGAAGTGAGTGACCTCTTAACCGAGTCAGAGAAGGGTCAGGCAACCTATCATCAGCTACGCGAATTCGTGCGATCATGTGTGTTTGAACATATCTTTGAGCACTACCCCGCCGTTGATAGAATCAAAAAGGAATACTTTTCTCAGTATTTCCTAAGAGGTGGATGCAACCCAATTCATGAAAGTATTGCGCGCATTAGCGCTCGCTGTAGAATACCGATCATCACAACGAACTATGACATGATGATAGAAAGGGCCTTTGATAAGCTGGCCCTGAAGAACGCATATCGTTCAATTGTTAGCTCATCGGCGCTACCCTTGGGTCAGCATATCCCGATATTTAAAGTGCACGGCTGTGCTTCAAATCCAGTCAGCATAGTTTTGCGAATGTCTGAAGAAGGTTTGCTTTCTGGTTGGAAAGGTGAATTATTCGAAAATCTTGTCGCGGGACGAACACTCATCGTGGTCGGTTACTCCGGTCTTGATTTGGAAATCTGTCCTGCCATCGAGGAGGCGCGGCCGGCATCCATATTTTGGAATGTTCTCCGTGAAAATGACATTTCACAGAATGCCCGTCATCTGGAAAATAACGCCGTACTGTCGAGGAATTTCACCTTCTTAGAAGGAGATATGAGGCATATTTTTCAAGTCAAAAAACAAATTGTGTCCGAGAAAACTCCACCGATAAAACCAGTCATTCACAGTCAAATCAGCCAACAAGAGATCGAAAATTGGCGTTTTGATTTCTTCAATTCTCTTGGAGCAGCACGATCGGCGCACAATACACTTCTGAGGACATATGGGCCTATCAGCCCCAAAAAAATTTCAGCAGTGTACTATCGCTACGGGCGCTATGTTTCGTCGCACCTAGAATTCACCAAATCAGTTCCGAACGGCGCATATGCGGAGCTCAGTATTTTGCTGAACCGGTGTACGCACCATCGAAATGCAGGAAAATTTTTTTCGCCGAGAATTTCCCTTCTTATGGCCATGAGACTCTGGTCAAAACTATCTTTTTCACACAAGCGTAAGCACTTTGATTTGTTTCAGTGGTGCATCATTTTATTGTATCCATTGAGAAAATCAGATGTTTATAAACGCAGTGCGCAGAGGCTTGCTAGATACTATTTAAAAAATGGTATTTGGGGAGGATTTTACAATCTTCAAATTGAGTTGAAAGAGCAAGGTAATATTGATTTTCTTCCGCCCCCCATGCAGGCGCACAAAAACGCGCTTGAAGGCTATGAGCAAATTGGAAACATATCGGCCTACATTGATGAATTTTCGAGAAATTCATATAGAGGCGTGAAATCTAAATCAGAATTTTATGAGCGAATGAAAATTGCCGAAATATTTGGGCTTTATCCGAATATTTATAAGATATGCTACGCGGCTTTATGTGCAAGAAAAACGTTTTTCTTATATGAGAGGTATGTTTTATATGGAAAATTCATTCATTCAATGAGCAAATGCGAATATTCGTTGGTTTGCCGGCTCATGTTAATCGCGCGCGGAACGCTCGCGCTCTTGCACTTAAGGCGCAAAAAAATCACATAG
- a CDS encoding AAA family ATPase — MIEIVGANEGQEYEAAVHLRKLILAVWPDLSQNPDDHVKLFVGLKLYGQKYEDIDVFVVGHLSEPREFDVEMKFYPRDNDPVLPRRAFVRNFALAVEVKSHDASGVRFDDKLLSVKYPRGWECVTEKAFKQVFELKSYLGRAGLPSPYVKDLIFMTGLRESDVPERPHNVFGVDASFETILNIVGQVAQPKVRDRIARISFGPDENFLAILSPEATVLKTIEPTSIDRRRMDRIVKSALPDEWLEDLTNKQIVLRGRGGVGKTVILLQMAYRAFDNAGMRSLVLTYNKALVADMRRTMALLGVPRNLARGGIGVETVHSFIARLMGELGIIGNDDDFLDNYEKHKQSLIDYLRSGAVSSADLKSLIEENADDFAWDVIFVDEGQDWPSDEIETLRTVFTPEQIVVADGVDQYVRDSVADWDAGLSRELLRPRRLRRCLRMKANLAHFVADCADALGLENWDLEANPDANGGRIIILEGDISRDTAIFKKLKAEAAELGNYPVDLLACVPPALVASEEDESHSIPGRAIQQDGGLVWDACSTDVRENYPTDRDALRIVQYDSCRGLEGWTVINYAFDDFYDYKRRQFLSSPPDLGGLFDSAEDLAAAYAAQWAMIPITRAMDTLVINVSKKPSRLKDALRGIFEKRSDFVEWQVVADL; from the coding sequence ATGATTGAGATTGTTGGAGCAAACGAAGGACAGGAATATGAGGCGGCGGTTCACCTCCGAAAACTCATCCTCGCTGTATGGCCTGATCTGAGCCAAAATCCAGATGACCACGTCAAGCTCTTCGTGGGCCTAAAGCTCTATGGTCAAAAATACGAAGACATAGATGTCTTTGTTGTCGGCCATCTCTCAGAGCCCCGTGAGTTCGATGTGGAGATGAAATTCTACCCTCGGGATAACGATCCGGTACTCCCACGCAGAGCATTTGTTCGCAATTTCGCTTTGGCAGTTGAGGTAAAATCGCATGATGCCAGCGGAGTCCGCTTCGACGACAAACTTTTGTCAGTAAAGTATCCGCGCGGCTGGGAGTGTGTCACCGAGAAAGCCTTCAAGCAGGTGTTCGAACTCAAGAGCTATCTTGGGCGCGCAGGACTACCAAGCCCTTACGTGAAGGATTTGATCTTCATGACGGGCCTGCGCGAGTCCGACGTTCCAGAGCGTCCTCACAACGTTTTTGGAGTTGACGCCAGCTTCGAAACGATCCTGAACATTGTCGGACAGGTGGCGCAGCCCAAGGTGAGGGACCGGATCGCGAGAATTAGCTTTGGCCCGGACGAGAATTTTCTCGCGATTTTATCACCCGAAGCGACAGTTCTAAAGACAATTGAGCCTACTTCTATTGATCGCAGAAGAATGGACCGCATCGTCAAATCCGCTCTTCCCGATGAATGGCTTGAAGACCTTACCAACAAGCAGATAGTGCTCCGCGGACGCGGCGGCGTTGGGAAAACTGTCATCTTGCTACAGATGGCATATCGCGCTTTCGACAACGCTGGAATGCGCTCACTTGTTCTCACCTACAATAAGGCGCTTGTCGCTGACATGCGACGCACGATGGCGCTACTTGGTGTACCCCGTAATCTTGCGAGGGGCGGAATTGGGGTCGAGACCGTCCATTCCTTTATCGCGAGGCTGATGGGGGAACTTGGCATTATCGGCAACGATGACGACTTCCTAGACAACTATGAGAAGCACAAGCAGAGCCTCATCGATTATCTCCGCAGCGGTGCTGTATCCTCGGCCGATCTCAAGAGTCTGATAGAAGAGAATGCCGACGACTTCGCGTGGGACGTCATCTTTGTGGATGAAGGTCAGGATTGGCCTTCAGATGAGATCGAAACCTTGCGCACTGTTTTCACACCTGAGCAAATTGTGGTCGCGGATGGCGTCGATCAGTATGTGCGTGACTCCGTTGCCGATTGGGATGCTGGTCTTTCTCGCGAACTTCTCCGGCCCCGCCGACTGAGACGGTGTCTGCGGATGAAGGCTAATTTGGCACACTTTGTTGCTGATTGCGCCGACGCGCTTGGACTTGAGAATTGGGATTTGGAGGCGAACCCGGATGCGAATGGCGGGCGCATCATCATCCTCGAAGGCGATATCTCGCGTGATACCGCGATTTTCAAAAAGCTCAAAGCGGAGGCCGCGGAACTCGGCAACTATCCGGTCGATCTCCTTGCTTGCGTTCCACCCGCGCTTGTCGCCAGCGAAGAAGATGAGTCCCACTCAATTCCTGGCCGGGCAATTCAGCAAGACGGGGGCCTCGTCTGGGACGCGTGTTCAACGGATGTTAGAGAGAATTATCCAACGGACCGGGATGCCTTGCGCATTGTTCAGTATGATTCTTGTCGCGGTTTGGAAGGTTGGACAGTCATCAATTATGCCTTTGATGATTTTTACGATTACAAGAGAAGACAATTCTTGTCGTCGCCGCCAGACTTGGGGGGATTGTTTGACAGTGCGGAAGACCTGGCAGCCGCTTATGCCGCACAGTGGGCTATGATCCCAATCACGCGAGCCATGGACACACTAGTGATCAATGTTTCGAAAAAGCCCTCCCGCTTGAAGGACGCGTTGAGAGGGATTTTTGAGAAGCGGAGTGACTTCGTAGAGTGGCAAGTAGTTGCCGATCTTTAG
- a CDS encoding DEAD/DEAH box helicase: protein MQTIKKTVESLHASLKEYIEATYHISAPSLIAQRQSLLDKDGVIHRVPFLESTPKYQSGNKFSAMAGLPTAALELLERLSTPEKDLQRLVYDPPYMHQGDSLKECLINGKSIVIMTGTGSGKTESFLLPILGKFAREAEAYPKVFAEQAAMRALVMYPMNALVNDQLGRLRAMLGDPRLVETFKGWCGRPPRFARYTSRTPYAGVRTASKDGQRLSSFGDFYVDVLQSAKSSDLEKSKEAGALLTALKERGKWPAKPDLEAWFGQKGSRWESKGSFARAVTLPDDSELLTRHEVQIAPPDLLVTNYSMLEYMLMRPIERPIFDKTKEWLEKNPGETFLVVLDEAHLYRGAAGAEVGLLLRRLRDRLGIPEERLQVICATASFDDPTYALEFGAQLSGVPASTFVAVTGTLDLKSDHDAGTDADATALAAIDLRAFYEAETDEARLRSVASLLAYRGVDTEEQTEKALYQALRDFGPLGRLVNATMKEAIPIAELGALIFPEGVSADVTDQAVTTLLALGSVARPSSGLPGLLPCRVHNFFRGLPGLWVCMDPDCTELANEERGGICGKMYSQPMDTCDCGARVLELFTCRNCGTAYGRAYTDDIDEPHDLWSEPGKPQRMASGESAPLEPIDLLLEESAREDVAEPADYDLETGQLNPNTIGPRTRTVFIRQGRLVDAASNDDDGGSAPEPPGKFVPCAVCGKTARFGRSYVQDHQTKGDQPFQALLTRQIQIQPPGPQEATRFAPLRGRKVLAFSDSRQVAARLAPNIQMYSERDSLRPLIISGFKWLQDQELLRRRLGLDDLFLGVLLASQRLNVRLRPELHGHENFDAEDIVAKAINEGNLDDPVALLDLLDDVHANSAPEALLGSMLTTLSDRFYGMEALALASLCEKDRHRKKILDLPPISNLAETDEAKLALARFWLRCWNGFSLAKMPGTWIDRPASDGYRVRSRKEKAKIEAINTVITEKAARKLFWDQWHPELISTFTKSKEGGNRYLNGSELSLQFEGDWVHCTSCKSVHRPIPGHDRCLDCGNLSVDALDPDSDRVFLARKGFYRKPVTEALQEPPRQPMALIAAEHTAQLNAPQNEDVFSKAEEHELLFQDIALVGSSLRSRSTAIDILSSTTTMEVGIDLGALTGVALRNMPPGRANYQQRAGRAGRRGNAVATVLAFGSADSHDEHYFSRPDEMIRGKVIDPKLTLDNPEIARRHIRAYLLQGYHQDRLPTVDASQPHDLFSVLGSVSAFRMPDSVLNRDDFASWLMENEESLRGRIASWLPTELSDADRTELLGEFVADCLKAVDDAISSDATNDDDKDGEGDGGDEEAPEEGEERPQQASQPNKLLDRLLYCGKLPRYAFPTDVATFHVFDRDRSSPFRHIMKFAPSQGLPIALSQYAPGKQVWIAGKCYTSGAIYSVMKNDLDEAWQARKLYMQCSECGYAKTYKQGEVVRRDTSDCEACGEPCSFGPARYWLRPLGFAHPVFEEEVTSPDEIPETSYATRAKLTMGTPPRDAAGWVHANDRIRGLSTREHLMVSNTGPEDEGYTYCVKCGRIESSTTPNPSLAGPHRKPFPTKDDDLTCNGLSPTRHLFLGTDFITDIGLFSMRVEKPIELRPAHDSTKVALRTVSEALAKAACQLLEIEPGELMAEFRPALTTKGKSGKEVEIFLYDTLPGGAGFASQMAERGLELFQKALSILKHCPENCDGSCYRCLRSFKNRLEHRLLDRHVGVELLEYLLSGQQPGFNPHRLKASTTLLLNDLKRRCDDDISFEAGASVTYGEGKTIEVPILAQSAGKSFVVALSGPLTSGHPTDANLADLRDNSTKYRVIVENELEVRGNLPWVSRKVLQQIRS from the coding sequence ATGCAAACAATCAAAAAAACTGTAGAAAGCCTACATGCTTCTCTCAAGGAATACATCGAGGCCACCTACCATATCAGCGCGCCATCCCTCATTGCGCAACGTCAATCGTTGTTAGATAAAGACGGCGTCATTCACCGCGTCCCTTTTCTTGAATCAACACCGAAATACCAATCGGGAAACAAATTCTCGGCAATGGCCGGGTTGCCAACCGCTGCACTAGAGTTGTTGGAGCGTCTGAGTACGCCAGAGAAGGATTTGCAGCGCCTTGTTTATGATCCGCCCTACATGCACCAAGGCGACTCACTGAAAGAATGCCTGATCAACGGTAAGAGCATTGTCATCATGACTGGAACGGGTTCGGGTAAGACTGAATCCTTCCTTCTGCCGATCCTCGGAAAATTTGCAAGAGAAGCTGAGGCGTATCCCAAAGTGTTCGCAGAACAAGCGGCAATGCGAGCGCTTGTCATGTATCCGATGAACGCACTCGTGAACGACCAACTTGGCCGACTACGGGCGATGCTGGGCGATCCGAGGCTGGTTGAGACCTTCAAGGGTTGGTGCGGAAGGCCGCCGAGATTTGCCCGGTACACAAGCCGGACGCCCTATGCCGGGGTTCGTACGGCGAGTAAGGATGGGCAGCGACTTAGTTCCTTTGGTGACTTCTATGTCGATGTGCTTCAGAGTGCTAAGAGTTCCGATCTTGAGAAGAGCAAGGAGGCAGGTGCACTTCTCACGGCACTCAAAGAAAGAGGAAAATGGCCAGCCAAACCAGACCTTGAGGCTTGGTTCGGTCAAAAAGGTAGCCGATGGGAAAGCAAGGGTAGTTTTGCTCGGGCTGTCACACTGCCAGACGACTCCGAACTCCTTACACGCCATGAAGTGCAGATTGCTCCGCCTGACCTTTTGGTCACGAACTACTCAATGCTCGAATACATGCTTATGCGGCCAATTGAGAGGCCAATCTTCGACAAAACTAAAGAGTGGCTTGAGAAGAACCCTGGCGAGACCTTCCTAGTCGTGCTTGATGAGGCTCACCTCTATCGTGGTGCTGCGGGTGCCGAAGTCGGGCTCTTGCTGAGAAGACTGCGGGACCGTCTTGGCATACCTGAGGAGCGACTTCAGGTCATTTGTGCGACTGCAAGTTTCGATGATCCGACTTATGCTCTCGAATTTGGCGCGCAACTCTCGGGTGTCCCTGCGAGTACCTTTGTTGCCGTAACAGGAACGCTCGACCTCAAATCAGATCATGATGCAGGGACGGATGCCGATGCGACCGCTCTCGCTGCAATTGACCTAAGAGCCTTCTATGAAGCGGAGACCGACGAAGCACGTCTGAGAAGTGTTGCATCACTTCTCGCATATCGTGGAGTTGATACTGAAGAACAGACGGAAAAGGCTCTTTATCAAGCACTTCGTGACTTCGGGCCTTTGGGAAGGCTTGTTAACGCAACCATGAAGGAGGCCATCCCGATAGCTGAACTTGGCGCGCTTATCTTCCCGGAAGGTGTTTCGGCAGATGTCACGGATCAGGCTGTCACAACCCTTCTGGCGCTAGGTAGTGTTGCAAGACCATCTTCGGGCCTTCCGGGGCTGTTGCCTTGCCGGGTTCATAACTTCTTTCGTGGATTGCCTGGCCTCTGGGTTTGTATGGACCCTGATTGCACCGAACTCGCAAATGAAGAACGCGGCGGCATCTGCGGGAAAATGTACTCCCAGCCTATGGACACCTGCGACTGCGGTGCGCGCGTCCTGGAACTATTCACATGCAGAAATTGCGGTACCGCGTATGGGCGGGCCTATACTGACGACATCGATGAGCCGCACGACCTTTGGTCAGAGCCGGGTAAGCCACAACGGATGGCAAGTGGAGAGAGCGCGCCGCTTGAGCCTATCGATTTGCTTCTAGAAGAATCCGCTCGTGAGGATGTCGCTGAGCCAGCGGATTACGACCTTGAGACAGGACAACTCAACCCAAATACAATTGGGCCGCGCACCAGAACAGTCTTCATCCGGCAAGGGCGCTTGGTTGACGCGGCAAGTAATGACGATGATGGCGGAAGCGCGCCGGAACCGCCCGGAAAGTTTGTTCCTTGCGCCGTTTGTGGCAAGACCGCTCGTTTTGGTCGAAGCTATGTTCAGGATCACCAGACCAAGGGCGATCAACCTTTCCAGGCGTTGCTGACACGTCAAATCCAGATTCAGCCACCTGGCCCCCAAGAGGCCACTCGTTTCGCACCTCTGCGTGGGCGCAAGGTACTTGCGTTCAGTGACTCCCGGCAAGTTGCGGCACGGCTGGCGCCCAACATTCAAATGTACTCGGAGCGAGACTCTCTTCGGCCACTGATCATCAGCGGATTCAAATGGCTACAGGACCAGGAATTATTGCGCCGACGTCTTGGGCTTGATGACCTATTTCTTGGTGTGCTTTTGGCATCGCAAAGGCTTAATGTTCGACTTCGGCCCGAGTTGCATGGGCACGAAAACTTTGATGCAGAGGATATCGTCGCGAAAGCAATCAATGAGGGCAATCTAGACGATCCAGTCGCTCTTTTGGACCTACTCGACGATGTGCATGCCAATAGTGCGCCTGAGGCTCTTTTGGGAAGTATGCTCACAACCCTTTCAGACCGCTTTTATGGGATGGAAGCGCTCGCACTGGCGTCGCTTTGCGAGAAGGACCGCCATCGCAAGAAGATCCTTGATCTACCACCTATTTCAAACCTCGCAGAGACTGACGAAGCGAAACTCGCCTTAGCAAGATTCTGGCTTCGTTGCTGGAACGGATTCAGCCTAGCAAAAATGCCAGGAACTTGGATCGACCGACCGGCCTCCGACGGCTACCGTGTGAGGTCGCGCAAAGAGAAGGCCAAGATCGAAGCTATCAATACCGTAATCACGGAGAAAGCTGCCCGGAAGCTATTCTGGGATCAATGGCATCCCGAACTCATCTCCACGTTCACAAAGTCCAAGGAAGGCGGGAACAGGTATCTCAACGGAAGCGAACTATCGTTACAGTTTGAGGGAGACTGGGTACATTGCACGAGTTGCAAGTCGGTCCATAGGCCAATACCCGGACATGATCGTTGCCTGGACTGTGGTAACCTTTCCGTGGACGCACTTGATCCAGATAGCGATCGCGTTTTCCTTGCCCGAAAAGGGTTTTACCGCAAACCTGTCACCGAGGCACTGCAAGAGCCGCCGCGACAACCAATGGCGCTGATCGCGGCGGAGCATACCGCGCAACTTAATGCTCCGCAGAACGAAGATGTGTTCTCTAAAGCAGAAGAACATGAACTGCTCTTTCAGGATATCGCGCTCGTGGGCAGCAGCCTCAGGTCTCGCTCTACAGCTATCGATATTCTCTCTAGTACAACGACGATGGAGGTTGGTATTGACCTTGGCGCTCTGACAGGCGTGGCGCTGAGGAACATGCCCCCTGGTCGTGCCAATTACCAGCAGCGTGCTGGACGTGCTGGTCGTCGTGGTAACGCCGTTGCGACGGTCTTGGCTTTTGGCAGCGCAGATAGCCATGACGAACATTATTTCTCGCGGCCAGATGAAATGATCCGCGGCAAAGTAATTGACCCGAAGCTGACACTGGATAACCCGGAGATTGCTCGGCGGCACATCCGTGCCTACCTTCTGCAAGGCTACCATCAGGATCGGTTGCCGACGGTTGACGCTAGCCAACCGCATGATCTTTTCTCTGTTCTTGGGAGCGTCTCGGCCTTCCGTATGCCGGACTCGGTGCTAAACCGCGATGATTTCGCGTCTTGGCTGATGGAGAATGAAGAATCGCTTCGCGGGCGGATTGCCTCTTGGCTGCCGACCGAACTCTCAGATGCAGATCGGACTGAATTACTCGGAGAATTTGTGGCGGACTGCCTGAAGGCTGTCGATGATGCGATTTCGTCGGACGCGACAAATGATGACGATAAAGATGGCGAAGGCGATGGGGGAGATGAGGAAGCTCCGGAGGAAGGGGAAGAGCGTCCGCAACAGGCCTCACAGCCCAATAAGCTTCTGGACCGTCTCCTCTATTGTGGGAAGCTGCCCCGCTACGCATTTCCTACGGACGTCGCGACATTCCACGTCTTTGACCGCGACCGTTCCTCACCCTTCCGCCACATCATGAAGTTTGCGCCATCACAGGGCTTGCCGATTGCGCTTTCGCAGTATGCTCCTGGCAAGCAGGTCTGGATTGCTGGCAAGTGCTATACCTCAGGTGCGATCTATTCTGTGATGAAGAATGATCTCGACGAGGCCTGGCAAGCCCGCAAGCTCTACATGCAATGCTCTGAGTGCGGGTACGCAAAGACCTACAAGCAAGGAGAGGTCGTTCGCCGTGATACATCGGACTGCGAAGCATGCGGCGAACCCTGCAGCTTCGGACCCGCGCGCTATTGGCTTCGGCCACTAGGTTTTGCTCATCCCGTCTTTGAAGAGGAAGTTACCTCACCTGATGAGATTCCGGAGACGAGCTATGCGACCCGAGCCAAGCTCACGATGGGGACGCCGCCGCGCGATGCAGCGGGATGGGTGCATGCCAATGACCGGATTCGCGGCCTGAGCACACGAGAACACCTTATGGTGTCTAACACCGGCCCTGAAGACGAAGGCTATACCTACTGCGTCAAATGTGGGCGTATCGAGTCCAGCACGACACCGAACCCCAGTCTTGCTGGTCCGCACCGCAAGCCTTTTCCGACCAAGGATGACGATCTGACGTGCAATGGTCTCAGTCCGACACGCCATCTTTTCCTCGGCACGGACTTTATCACAGATATTGGTCTCTTCTCGATGCGAGTGGAGAAACCCATCGAACTTCGGCCAGCGCATGACTCCACTAAAGTCGCACTTCGGACGGTTAGTGAGGCACTTGCGAAGGCGGCCTGTCAGTTGCTTGAAATCGAGCCTGGCGAACTAATGGCTGAGTTTCGACCTGCACTGACGACCAAGGGGAAGTCCGGAAAAGAAGTTGAAATTTTTCTTTACGACACACTGCCGGGCGGCGCTGGCTTCGCAAGCCAGATGGCGGAGCGTGGGCTTGAATTGTTCCAGAAGGCGCTGTCCATTCTCAAACACTGCCCTGAGAATTGCGATGGCTCGTGCTACCGATGCCTCCGCAGCTTTAAGAACAGGCTCGAACACAGGCTTCTTGACCGTCATGTCGGCGTCGAGCTTCTTGAGTACCTCTTGTCAGGCCAACAACCTGGCTTCAATCCACATCGGTTGAAGGCCTCCACTACGCTCTTGCTGAACGATCTCAAAAGACGCTGCGACGATGATATCTCCTTCGAGGCTGGAGCGAGCGTCACCTACGGCGAGGGCAAGACCATCGAAGTTCCTATTCTGGCTCAATCGGCAGGAAAATCGTTTGTTGTCGCTTTGTCAGGACCTCTGACGAGTGGCCACCCAACTGACGCAAACCTTGCTGACCTCAGAGATAACAGCACGAAATACCGCGTCATCGTCGAGAACGAGCTTGAAGTGCGCGGCAATCTTCCTTGGGTCAGTCGCAAAGTACTACAGCAGATTAGATCGTGA